GAGCCACACTTACAACGTTACAGTATTAAAAAAGATTTTTTTACAACAGAATATACTCGCCCCTTTCCAAAAGGGGTAGAACTATTGACAGAAGGGACAAACGTTTATACAGTGCGCTTTAACTTTATCGGTAATATGATGACGCCAGGGACACTTTATTTTCATACACCTCAAGGGCTTAAAAAAGTAGTCATAACGCTAGGGCGAGGGAGAATGAGGGTCGAATGAATGAAATGGGCTACTCCTTTGTTGAAACAATTGTTTCTGTTGTTATTGTAATGCTGTTATGCTCGACGTTAATTCCGATTAGCTACACAATGAAAACAACCCTCTATCATCAA
This genomic interval from Lysinibacillus sphaericus contains the following:
- the comGD gene encoding competence type IV pilus minor pilin ComGD → MNHIKNERGYTLLEMVMVLFIVMSLTAIVTKLSVKVAEAKEVERFFMQMQLDLHYLQTYSMHHKDYIFIKFEPHLQRYSIKKDFFTTEYTRPFPKGVELLTEGTNVYTVRFNFIGNMMTPGTLYFHTPQGLKKVVITLGRGRMRVE